The Paenibacillus tianjinensis genome has a window encoding:
- a CDS encoding RNA polymerase sigma factor, translating to MELEWKLKLELDELKDAETMDEDQLRQVMSLYGNDIWNYIYYLTKNAGQADDLTQEVFVKCFYRIGTYKGTSNLKAWLFTIARNTVFSYRKSRFFRTGLWGGGVQSLSPVYAERQGADHGQHGTLVEQLGTSRSAEMEYLGNQQTRDIWDIIMKLPEKLREVLVLDLKAELSVNEIAGLTGLPPGTVKSRLHRARHKVQDKLRGMK from the coding sequence TTGGAGCTGGAGTGGAAGCTAAAGCTGGAGCTGGATGAGCTGAAGGATGCTGAAACCATGGATGAAGATCAGCTGCGGCAGGTAATGAGTCTGTACGGAAATGATATCTGGAACTATATCTACTATCTGACCAAAAATGCCGGGCAGGCGGATGATCTCACGCAGGAAGTGTTCGTGAAATGTTTTTACCGGATTGGTACGTATAAGGGAACATCCAACCTGAAGGCCTGGCTGTTTACGATCGCGCGCAACACGGTTTTCTCTTACCGGAAATCACGTTTTTTCCGCACAGGCCTGTGGGGCGGAGGGGTTCAGAGTCTTTCGCCTGTGTACGCGGAGCGGCAAGGGGCAGATCATGGACAGCATGGCACCTTGGTGGAGCAGCTTGGCACTTCGCGTTCCGCAGAGATGGAATATCTAGGGAACCAACAGACGAGGGATATCTGGGACATCATCATGAAGCTGCCGGAGAAGCTGCGCGAGGTGCTGGTACTGGACCTGAAGGCAGAGCTGTCAGTTAATGAAATCGCCGGCCTGACCGGGCTGCCTCCGGGAACCGTCAAGTCAAGGCTGCACCGTGCGCGGCATAAAGTCCAGGACAAACTAAGGGGGATGAAGTGA
- a CDS encoding ABC-2 transporter permease — MYNSLHLIRKDIILVQKFMLLLIPYYLVMGYTNFEGYTVFALFPAMILLINSCTLDVQHNNQKFLISLPVPRQQLVLAKYLAILPYGLLSFVCTLLLYLIVNLSGRTTGPVAWRELALCLAAFPLLASFYLPLHYWLGRKGTQVVNFIFIMLIMLSFNAASKLIEWMPGLSGWISTGKTDSILLPVIAGIGYVLVLFSSYLISLRVFTAKDI, encoded by the coding sequence GTGTATAATTCGCTGCATCTGATCCGTAAAGACATCATCCTAGTGCAAAAGTTTATGCTGCTCCTTATCCCTTATTATCTGGTTATGGGCTATACGAATTTCGAAGGCTACACCGTGTTCGCCCTGTTCCCTGCCATGATTCTGCTGATCAATTCCTGCACACTCGATGTGCAGCATAATAATCAGAAATTTCTGATCAGCCTTCCGGTTCCCAGACAGCAGCTGGTGCTGGCCAAATATTTGGCAATCCTGCCTTACGGCCTGCTCAGCTTCGTATGCACACTGCTGCTGTACCTGATCGTCAACCTGTCTGGGCGGACAACCGGCCCTGTAGCCTGGAGAGAGCTGGCTCTGTGCCTTGCCGCTTTTCCGCTGCTTGCATCCTTCTATCTTCCCCTCCACTACTGGCTGGGCCGGAAGGGGACGCAGGTGGTCAATTTTATCTTCATCATGCTGATCATGCTAAGTTTTAACGCGGCGTCTAAGCTGATAGAATGGATGCCTGGACTGTCGGGCTGGATCAGCACAGGCAAGACGGACAGCATTCTGCTTCCGGTTATTGCGGGAATTGGCTATGTTCTGGTTCTATTCAGCTCCTATCTGATTTCGCTGCGTGTGTTTACTGCCAAGGATATCTAG
- a CDS encoding ABC transporter ATP-binding protein gives MSDCIRLDHLYKSYGHFQLQDISLGVKEGYITGLIGPNGAGKTTLIKMIMGMVHPDQGEIQLFGLDHKEHLPANKDRIGYVSDENIYYEQLTVKQMKKVIAPFYSRWDEDTYGKYQELFKLPPGKKIKDLSKGMKIKFSLAVALSHGADLLIMDEPTSGLDPVFRRELLDLLTEHIQDERKSIIFSTHNTTDLDRIADYIVFINDGRIVFHEMKEALAEKYLLVKGGKELLDRDVRRLFLGIRESAHGFEGLTGNRAEGERYFKETAICETPSLEEIMYFSVKGSDIRV, from the coding sequence ATGAGTGATTGCATCAGGCTGGATCATCTGTATAAGAGCTACGGTCATTTTCAGCTGCAGGATATTTCACTGGGGGTGAAGGAAGGGTATATTACCGGACTGATCGGCCCGAACGGGGCAGGCAAAACGACGCTGATCAAGATGATCATGGGCATGGTTCATCCCGACCAGGGGGAGATTCAGCTGTTCGGGCTGGACCACAAGGAGCATCTGCCGGCGAATAAAGACCGGATCGGCTACGTGTCCGACGAGAATATATACTATGAGCAGCTTACGGTTAAGCAGATGAAAAAGGTGATCGCCCCCTTCTATAGCCGCTGGGATGAGGATACATACGGGAAATACCAGGAGCTGTTCAAGCTGCCCCCAGGCAAGAAGATCAAGGATCTGTCCAAGGGGATGAAAATAAAGTTCTCGCTGGCGGTAGCCTTGTCGCATGGTGCTGATCTGCTTATTATGGACGAACCTACGTCTGGACTTGATCCGGTGTTCCGCAGAGAGCTGCTGGATTTGCTTACGGAGCATATTCAGGATGAGCGGAAGTCGATTATTTTCTCAACGCATAACACAACGGATCTGGACCGGATTGCCGATTATATTGTGTTCATTAACGACGGACGAATCGTGTTCCATGAGATGAAGGAGGCGCTGGCGGAAAAATATCTGTTGGTCAAAGGCGGCAAAGAACTGCTCGACCGTGACGTCCGCCGCTTGTTTCTCGGTATCCGGGAGAGCGCGCACGGCTTCGAGGGGCTGACCGGGAACCGGGCAGAGGGGGAGCGTTATTTCAAGGAAACGGCCATTTGCGAGACGCCGAGCTTAGAGGAAATAATGTATTTTTCCGTAAAAGGAAGTGATATACGTGTATAA
- a CDS encoding GntR family transcriptional regulator produces MNILISSTSGEPIYAQIVAQIRQLILQGELVSGTPLPSIRQLAKELQISVITTKRAYEELEREGLINSIVGKGSFVSGADQEFIKEQRLRMLELKLKEIIDESRMLGLNYAELTDMLKLLYEEEQE; encoded by the coding sequence ATGAACATATTGATATCAAGTACTTCCGGAGAGCCAATATATGCCCAGATTGTGGCCCAGATCCGCCAGCTGATCCTGCAGGGGGAGCTTGTATCGGGAACGCCCCTGCCATCCATCCGCCAGCTGGCCAAGGAGCTGCAGATCAGTGTGATCACGACGAAGCGGGCTTACGAGGAACTGGAGCGGGAAGGTCTTATCAACTCGATCGTGGGCAAGGGTTCCTTTGTGTCCGGGGCGGATCAGGAATTTATCAAAGAGCAGCGTCTGCGGATGCTGGAGCTGAAGCTGAAGGAGATCATTGACGAGAGCAGAATGCTGGGTCTCAATTATGCTGAGCTTACAGATATGCTGAAGCTGCTATACGAGGAGGAACAGGAATGA
- a CDS encoding 5'-deoxyadenosine deaminase: MANILIKNAEIITMNKQEEIFHGDIRIKDSLIVEIGSGLTAQGDERVIDATNRTVIPGFVQTHIHLCQTLFRGKGDDLELMDWLRKRIWPLEAAHDEDSLYYSAMLGIGELISSGTTTIVDMETVNHTDFAFQAIAKSGIRALSGKVMMDQKGGDVPEALQEDTAASLQESVDLLEKWNGYDNGRIQYAFSPRFVISCTEPLLKEVRDLSARYNVKVHTHASENQGEIEIVQAMTGMRNVVYLDHLGLANERLILAHCVWLDAEEKRILRDRGVHVSHCPGSNLKLASGIADTPGMLHDHVHLSLGADGAPCNNNLDMFNEMRLAAIIQKPHHGPTTMDARSVFRMATIGGAKAVGMEDKIGSIEVGKKADLAILNLYNFHTFPSYDIDPISRIVYSATRADVETTIVDGKILMDKGLLKTVDKDTVLQEANRSIKRLLVHSKIS, from the coding sequence ATGGCGAACATTCTGATCAAAAATGCGGAGATTATTACGATGAATAAACAGGAAGAAATCTTTCATGGTGATATCCGGATTAAAGACAGCCTGATTGTTGAAATCGGCAGCGGCCTTACGGCACAGGGGGATGAACGGGTAATCGACGCGACGAACCGTACAGTCATTCCCGGCTTTGTACAGACGCACATCCATCTCTGCCAGACGCTGTTCCGCGGCAAAGGGGATGACTTAGAGCTGATGGACTGGCTGCGTAAACGGATCTGGCCGCTGGAGGCGGCGCATGATGAGGATTCGCTGTACTATTCCGCCATGCTGGGGATTGGAGAGCTGATCTCCAGCGGCACGACGACGATTGTTGATATGGAGACGGTCAACCATACGGATTTTGCGTTTCAGGCGATAGCCAAAAGCGGCATCCGCGCCCTCTCCGGCAAGGTGATGATGGATCAGAAGGGCGGCGATGTTCCTGAAGCGCTGCAGGAGGATACGGCGGCATCCCTCCAGGAGAGTGTGGATCTGCTGGAGAAATGGAACGGCTATGACAACGGGCGTATTCAGTACGCGTTCTCGCCGCGTTTTGTCATCTCCTGCACCGAGCCGCTGCTGAAGGAGGTCCGCGACCTGTCGGCGCGGTATAACGTCAAAGTACACACCCACGCCTCCGAGAACCAGGGTGAAATCGAAATCGTCCAGGCGATGACCGGCATGCGCAACGTTGTGTATCTGGATCACTTGGGGCTGGCGAATGAACGCCTGATTCTGGCGCACTGCGTGTGGCTGGATGCGGAGGAGAAGCGGATTTTGCGGGACCGCGGAGTGCATGTCAGCCACTGTCCGGGCTCCAATCTGAAGCTGGCTTCAGGTATTGCGGATACGCCGGGTATGCTGCATGACCACGTTCACCTCAGTCTGGGAGCTGACGGCGCACCGTGCAACAATAACCTGGATATGTTCAACGAAATGCGGCTGGCGGCGATCATCCAGAAACCGCATCATGGCCCGACGACCATGGATGCGCGCAGCGTGTTCCGTATGGCAACCATCGGCGGTGCCAAGGCAGTGGGTATGGAAGACAAGATCGGCAGCATCGAAGTCGGCAAAAAAGCCGACCTGGCCATCTTGAACCTCTACAACTTCCACACCTTCCCTTCCTATGATATCGACCCGATCTCCCGCATCGTCTATTCCGCCACCCGCGCGGATGTGGAAACGACGATTGTCGATGGTAAAATCCTGATGGATAAAGGACTGCTGAAGACCGTGGATAAAGACACCGTGCTGCAGGAGGCCAACCGCTCGATCAAACGCCTGCTGGTTCATTCGAAGATTAGCTGA
- a CDS encoding ABC transporter ATP-binding protein gives MKIFFKRIIWLTKPYVFSQIAGFCLTLIYTLAVFSSPLVSQYLVDEVIPTESMHKLYFGIFLFTLVCVMQPVFGYFKDIIFLHISESITLGIRNTMFEKVIYAPISFFEQAKKGEIISRILSDGRAASDFITNFFVLIIKNLLLIILVIGGMFYISPVITLIILLMVVCFLFLNWKIGRRFIALSQRSQINSDAICTTVNQMADSVVTIKAFSAEKATINKYNEVIKKTFKDNKSIGYLSTLLNNLSTVVVVLSLGIIYGMGSIGVMRGELTLGEVVALGLYFQLLVQPLYELVGSQTSLRKTIPVFDRIYEYFDMEAETLVNLAFPEVFDGMTIKDISFSYSDGTKALSGVNMQFPSKGLIAFIGQSGSGKSTLVKIILGFYRPEQGEIFLNNSDMLGIGVETLRQNISYVSQDINLFNMSIIENLHCGNELATTDEITDVCKKLGLHEKIISLADSYDTLITERVNLSGGEMQRLAIARALLKRPKIFILDEPTSFLDIDNEIRIKDIIEEISRECLVIVIAHRLTTIADANKIYSFHNGQVQEVVETEKDKLFTEKILNNGMLMEYV, from the coding sequence GACTCTAATATATACATTGGCTGTTTTTTCTTCTCCCTTAGTTTCTCAATACTTGGTCGACGAAGTTATACCTACTGAATCTATGCATAAATTATACTTTGGGATTTTTTTATTTACATTAGTTTGTGTAATGCAACCTGTTTTTGGATATTTTAAAGACATTATTTTTTTACATATCTCTGAATCTATTACCTTAGGGATAAGAAACACTATGTTTGAAAAAGTCATTTATGCACCTATTTCTTTCTTCGAACAGGCGAAAAAAGGAGAAATTATTTCTAGAATTCTATCGGATGGGCGTGCGGCAAGTGATTTTATTACCAATTTTTTTGTTTTAATAATAAAAAATCTATTACTGATTATTTTAGTAATTGGAGGTATGTTTTACATATCTCCTGTAATAACTTTAATTATACTTCTAATGGTAGTATGTTTTCTTTTTTTGAATTGGAAAATAGGCAGACGCTTTATTGCTCTTTCCCAACGTTCTCAAATAAACTCGGATGCCATTTGCACTACTGTGAACCAAATGGCAGATTCCGTTGTTACAATCAAAGCTTTTTCAGCGGAAAAAGCTACTATTAACAAATATAATGAAGTGATAAAAAAAACATTTAAGGATAATAAGAGTATCGGATATTTAAGTACATTATTAAACAACCTGTCCACAGTTGTCGTTGTCTTATCATTGGGAATTATATATGGGATGGGAAGTATAGGTGTTATGAGGGGTGAATTGACATTAGGAGAGGTGGTTGCATTAGGCCTATATTTCCAATTATTGGTACAGCCTTTATATGAATTAGTTGGAAGCCAGACCAGTTTGCGCAAAACGATACCTGTATTTGATCGTATTTATGAGTACTTCGATATGGAGGCAGAAACATTAGTAAATTTAGCTTTTCCGGAAGTTTTTGATGGAATGACAATTAAGGATATAAGTTTTTCCTATAGCGATGGAACAAAGGCACTATCTGGTGTAAATATGCAATTTCCGAGCAAAGGCTTAATCGCATTTATTGGACAATCAGGCTCAGGTAAAAGTACGTTGGTAAAAATAATACTTGGTTTCTATAGGCCAGAGCAGGGGGAAATCTTTTTAAACAACTCCGACATGTTGGGAATAGGCGTGGAGACTCTTCGCCAAAATATTAGTTATGTCTCTCAGGATATTAACTTATTCAATATGAGCATAATAGAAAATCTACATTGTGGCAACGAACTAGCTACAACGGATGAAATTACAGATGTTTGTAAAAAACTTGGACTTCATGAAAAAATCATTTCTTTAGCGGATTCTTATGACACTTTAATAACTGAAAGAGTGAATTTATCAGGTGGAGAAATGCAACGATTAGCTATTGCTAGAGCGCTACTAAAGAGACCGAAAATTTTTATTTTGGATGAACCAACTTCGTTTTTAGATATAGATAATGAAATCCGCATCAAAGATATTATTGAAGAGATATCAAGGGAATGCTTGGTGATCGTAATTGCTCATCGGTTAACAACTATTGCTGATGCGAATAAAATTTATAGCTTTCACAATGGTCAAGTACAAGAAGTTGTAGAAACGGAAAAAGATAAATTATTCACAGAGAAGATACTTAATAATGGAATGTTAATGGAGTATGTATAA